From one Formosa sediminum genomic stretch:
- the dapA gene encoding 4-hydroxy-tetrahydrodipicolinate synthase — MNNKLIGTGVALVTPFKEDLTVDHDALTQIVNFNIENGTNYLVIMGTTGESVTVTKAEKETIIQTICKANNGRVPLVLGIGGNNTAVVIEEIKTTDLTPFEAILSVSPYYSKPTQEGIYQHFKAVSEACPVSVILYNVPGRTASNMLPETTIRLAKDFKNIVAVKEAGNNIGQYLKLLKDKPEDFLVISGDDDLALGVVLAGGSGVISVIGQAVPAQFSKMIKLGLEGKAKEAYAIHYKLMDVIGFIFEENNPSGIKAVFEALGLCRASVRLPLVEATAGLKAKIKDFVAAN, encoded by the coding sequence ATGAATAATAAATTAATAGGTACTGGAGTTGCTCTGGTTACACCTTTTAAGGAAGATCTTACTGTAGATCACGACGCATTAACACAAATTGTTAATTTTAATATTGAAAACGGAACCAATTATTTAGTAATAATGGGTACCACAGGAGAAAGTGTAACTGTAACTAAAGCAGAAAAGGAAACTATAATACAAACCATTTGTAAAGCTAATAATGGAAGAGTACCTTTAGTTTTAGGTATAGGTGGTAATAATACCGCAGTTGTAATAGAAGAGATTAAAACTACAGATTTAACACCTTTTGAAGCCATACTTTCAGTATCTCCATATTATAGTAAGCCAACACAAGAGGGTATTTATCAGCATTTTAAAGCAGTGTCTGAAGCTTGTCCTGTTTCTGTTATTTTATATAATGTTCCTGGAAGAACAGCATCAAACATGCTACCTGAAACCACGATTAGATTAGCTAAAGACTTTAAAAATATAGTAGCTGTAAAAGAAGCAGGAAACAATATTGGTCAGTATTTAAAGTTATTAAAAGATAAACCTGAAGATTTTTTAGTTATTTCTGGAGATGATGACTTAGCTTTAGGTGTTGTTTTAGCAGGTGGATCAGGCGTTATTTCTGTTATAGGGCAAGCTGTTCCAGCTCAATTTTCTAAAATGATTAAGTTAGGTTTAGAAGGAAAAGCTAAAGAAGCTTACGCTATTCATTACAAGTTAATGGATGTTATAGGGTTTATTTTTGAAGAAAATAATCCTTCAGGGATTAAAGCTGTTTTCGAAGCTTTAGGGTTATGTCGCGCTAGTGTAAGATTGCCTTTAGTAGAGGCTACTGCTGGATTGAAAGCTAAAATTAAAGATTTTGTTGCTGCTAATTAG
- a CDS encoding DUF6913 domain-containing protein: protein MILKGFKEKSNKKYFNKLLVNRKISSASKRIESLGVILNIDEISSIEAIEPISKLLNIKPNSFKIIAFTAAAEAKIDAGYPIYTANDIGWGGSIKNPELELFLETKFDALISYYFVDNLDLKLLTAATKADFKIGVLQEEPRLNDLILNINQGAIEVFKSELLKYLSILKRI, encoded by the coding sequence ATGATTTTAAAAGGTTTTAAGGAAAAATCTAATAAAAAGTATTTTAATAAATTGTTGGTAAATCGTAAGATTTCTAGTGCTTCTAAACGTATTGAAAGTTTGGGAGTTATATTAAATATTGATGAGATTTCTAGTATTGAAGCTATAGAGCCTATATCTAAACTTTTAAATATTAAACCCAATAGTTTTAAAATAATTGCGTTTACAGCAGCAGCAGAAGCTAAAATAGATGCTGGATATCCAATTTATACGGCTAATGATATTGGCTGGGGAGGAAGTATTAAAAATCCCGAATTGGAGTTGTTTTTAGAGACTAAGTTTGATGCTTTAATTAGCTATTATTTTGTTGATAATTTAGATTTAAAACTGTTAACCGCAGCTACAAAAGCAGATTTTAAAATTGGGGTATTACAAGAAGAACCACGGTTAAACGATTTAATTTTAAATATAAATCAGGGAGCCATAGAAGTCTTTAAAAGTGAACTTTTAAAGTACTTAAGTATATTAAAAAGAATTTAA